The proteins below come from a single Prolixibacter sp. NT017 genomic window:
- a CDS encoding transposase, producing the protein MQVRFDRVTLLKPGRLRDESPERVSLSVVDVSEVNYPEASQQVNWKLLTTHPVNSVADALQIVRWYSQRWYIEQLFRLLKRKGFQLEHSELESGWAIRKLTIMAMQSALTILQLKFALQQSEQMPAKQSFSSGQIKCLKLLNEKYQGKTEKQRNPYSPETLAWAAWIIARIGGWKAYQSQSPRDR; encoded by the coding sequence ATGCAGGTCCGTTTTGACCGGGTTACCCTGCTGAAGCCTGGCCGGCTTAGAGACGAATCACCTGAACGGGTATCCCTTTCAGTAGTCGATGTTTCCGAAGTTAATTATCCGGAGGCGTCGCAACAGGTAAACTGGAAGCTGTTGACTACTCATCCGGTTAATTCAGTAGCGGACGCCCTTCAGATAGTACGTTGGTATTCCCAACGGTGGTATATTGAGCAATTGTTTCGTCTGCTAAAAAGAAAAGGATTCCAGCTAGAGCACAGTGAACTGGAAAGCGGGTGGGCTATCCGCAAACTAACCATCATGGCCATGCAAAGTGCCTTAACTATTTTACAGCTGAAATTCGCCTTGCAACAAAGTGAGCAGATGCCTGCCAAACAGAGTTTTTCTTCCGGACAGATAAAATGCCTGAAACTGCTGAACGAAAAATACCAGGGGAAAACAGAAAAACAAAGAAATCCATATAGTCCTGAAACCCTGGCCTGGGCGGCATGGATAATTGCCCGGATTGGAGGATGGAAAGCCTATCAGTCTCAAAGCCCCCGGGATAGATAA
- a CDS encoding DUF1062 domain-containing protein has translation MSIEYTWEVKAANLPLLKRKCNHCESDRFYCSEKFRMNAQKKNIDIWLVYRCIKCDNTYNMSLFSRTKPELISKNLFNNFLENNTETVWAYAFSHEVSRRNNVELDFDSVEYDVKHENVSIEDILNFYTEAVAFKIKCPFDFRLKLSSVLRVCLELSASRLNKLIEEGVISVQEKHLEKRHKVKDGDIVQINSEKLRSVYHTWG, from the coding sequence ATGAGTATAGAATATACCTGGGAGGTAAAGGCTGCAAACCTCCCTCTTTTAAAAAGAAAATGCAATCATTGTGAAAGTGACCGATTTTACTGCAGCGAGAAATTCAGAATGAACGCCCAAAAAAAGAACATTGATATATGGTTAGTCTACAGGTGTATAAAATGCGATAATACCTATAACATGTCCCTGTTTTCCCGAACCAAGCCAGAGCTGATTTCCAAAAATCTGTTCAACAATTTTTTGGAAAATAATACGGAAACTGTCTGGGCGTATGCATTCTCCCATGAAGTAAGCCGACGCAATAATGTTGAACTTGACTTTGATAGCGTTGAGTACGATGTGAAGCACGAAAACGTCTCAATTGAGGACATTTTGAATTTCTATACGGAAGCTGTGGCGTTCAAGATTAAATGTCCTTTTGATTTTCGTCTTAAATTGTCGTCCGTTCTCAGGGTATGTTTGGAGCTATCGGCCAGTAGATTAAATAAATTGATTGAAGAAGGAGTGATATCTGTTCAGGAAAAACATTTGGAAAAGAGGCACAAGGTTAAAGACGGCGACATTGTTCAGATAAACAGTGAAAAATTGAGAAGCGTATACCATACCTGGGGATAA
- a CDS encoding cupin domain-containing protein: MIARTIQSAPKKENPHGVEVHKMYDDPSAQIMHMTLQPGEGLKPHATPVDVTFYVLEGKLTVLIGDESERFDEGTLIESPANIVHSLLNESERVARVLVTKAPRPSGPGKIKSSE, translated from the coding sequence ATGATTGCAAGAACGATTCAGTCAGCTCCTAAAAAGGAGAATCCGCATGGAGTAGAAGTACACAAGATGTATGATGATCCCTCTGCGCAGATCATGCACATGACCCTGCAGCCAGGAGAGGGATTAAAACCTCACGCTACTCCGGTCGACGTTACTTTTTATGTTCTGGAGGGAAAACTGACCGTATTGATAGGCGACGAGTCGGAACGTTTTGATGAAGGGACCTTAATTGAGAGTCCGGCAAACATTGTTCATTCATTACTTAACGAATCTGAACGAGTTGCCCGCGTTCTGGTTACTAAAGCACCCCGACCGTCTGGTCCGGGAAAGATAAAGTCGTCAGAATAG
- a CDS encoding WD40 repeat domain-containing protein has translation MMKIGRVFFGKDNKYGILNLLIASVVFFPSTLVGQESVRSYKTVARNETPNYAEFSPDGKCIAAGVLGAVRVWRSQSNEFKDYPTKLKNETPAFVRFSSDGNYIAAGVFGAVRVWELQSNEYRDFPTKLKNETPKYVCFSPAGKHMAAGVFGAVRVWNVRSGKFADYPTKLRNETPKFVRFSPDGRYIVAGSYGTVRIWELAE, from the coding sequence ATGATGAAAATTGGCAGAGTTTTTTTTGGAAAAGACAACAAATACGGGATTCTGAATTTATTAATCGCTTCTGTTGTTTTTTTTCCATCAACTCTTGTCGGTCAGGAGTCGGTGAGAAGTTATAAAACGGTGGCCCGGAATGAAACACCGAACTATGCTGAATTCTCGCCTGATGGGAAATGTATTGCCGCCGGCGTTTTGGGGGCCGTAAGGGTTTGGAGGAGTCAGTCCAATGAATTTAAAGATTATCCGACCAAACTGAAGAATGAAACACCGGCTTTCGTCCGCTTCTCATCGGATGGAAATTATATTGCTGCCGGAGTATTCGGTGCTGTAAGAGTTTGGGAGCTGCAGTCGAATGAATACAGGGACTTTCCGACAAAATTGAAGAATGAAACCCCGAAGTATGTCTGTTTTTCTCCTGCCGGAAAGCATATGGCCGCTGGTGTGTTTGGAGCAGTCAGGGTCTGGAATGTAAGATCGGGTAAATTTGCAGATTATCCTACCAAACTAAGAAACGAGACACCTAAATTTGTGCGATTTTCTCCGGATGGAAGATACATAGTGGCTGGCTCTTATGGTACTGTCAGGATTTGGGAACTGGCAGAATAA
- the def gene encoding peptide deformylase, with protein MRIPILAIGHRMLKEKSQELSADYPELDRLIDNMWETMQNANGSGLAAPQVGVPIRLFIVDSKSTFESLDESDRATYYQSEDRGIKEAFINARITKRSEQYWEDEEGCLSIPGLSQPVRRPWSITVEYYNSDFIKQTQTFSGTTARIIQHEYDHVEGILYIDHLKPITKRLIQSRLKRIINGRVETNYPMNFPKGNRS; from the coding sequence ATGAGAATCCCCATCCTGGCCATCGGGCACAGAATGCTAAAAGAAAAATCTCAAGAATTGTCTGCTGATTATCCTGAGCTCGACAGATTGATTGACAACATGTGGGAGACTATGCAAAACGCCAATGGGAGCGGGTTGGCCGCGCCACAAGTGGGTGTACCCATCCGGTTGTTCATTGTTGACAGCAAATCGACTTTTGAGAGTCTTGATGAATCAGACCGGGCGACATACTACCAAAGTGAGGACAGAGGTATTAAGGAAGCTTTTATTAACGCCCGAATTACTAAACGTTCCGAACAGTACTGGGAAGACGAAGAGGGATGCCTGAGTATTCCCGGGTTATCACAACCAGTTAGAAGACCATGGTCGATTACAGTTGAATATTACAACTCTGATTTCATAAAACAAACCCAAACATTTAGCGGAACTACAGCCAGAATAATTCAACATGAATACGATCATGTTGAGGGAATATTGTATATCGACCATTTGAAACCGATTACAAAAAGACTGATACAGTCCAGGCTGAAGAGGATCATTAACGGTCGGGTTGAAACTAACTATCCAATGAATTTTCCGAAAGGAAACAGATCCTGA
- a CDS encoding SRPBCC domain-containing protein produces MKIFREPDLSGRPYSLTVEKEMDLEAEILFRAWTKEFDTWFAAPGSVLMTGQVNTPFFFETEFQPDENSELFRYPHYGRFLQVVPSELVQITWITGEGGTSGAETVVTVEFIPKGDKTLLRLSHSGFPDEDSRNGHEQAWPMALEQLAWQYQ; encoded by the coding sequence ATGAAAATATTTCGTGAACCCGATCTTTCGGGGCGGCCTTATTCGCTAACTGTTGAAAAGGAAATGGACCTGGAAGCAGAAATACTGTTTAGGGCTTGGACCAAAGAATTCGATACCTGGTTTGCAGCACCGGGGTCTGTTTTAATGACGGGACAGGTTAATACTCCTTTTTTCTTTGAAACCGAATTTCAACCGGATGAAAATTCCGAGCTTTTCAGATATCCGCATTACGGGCGTTTTCTGCAGGTTGTACCAAGCGAGTTGGTACAAATCACCTGGATAACAGGCGAGGGAGGTACATCAGGTGCCGAAACGGTAGTCACTGTGGAATTCATCCCTAAAGGGGACAAGACATTGTTGAGATTGAGTCATTCGGGTTTTCCTGATGAAGATTCCAGAAACGGACATGAGCAGGCCTGGCCCATGGCATTGGAACAGCTCGCCTGGCAATACCAATAG
- a CDS encoding SDR family NAD(P)-dependent oxidoreductase, producing MVQNETAKQTVLITGASSGIGKITAQVFANQGFRVLGTSRRKVPDAEGVEMLELNVCSDESVRQCVAEVLAKVERIDILVNNAGVEHLGIVEETTMKEVYSVFETNFFGVVRVTNAILPFMRKHRNGRIINIGSLAAWVGEPGEAFYSASKHALSGYTEALRHEVWPFGIDVSLVEPAAFKTNVINAASISKETNPEYNAVRSAARQTLQDSMGKGGDPMKVARLILKIARTRSPRFRYGVGAGARWIPYLRILLPQRTFDKLLRRGFGLRKIEDMNR from the coding sequence ATGGTACAAAATGAGACAGCTAAACAAACAGTTCTGATCACCGGAGCGTCTTCGGGTATTGGAAAGATAACCGCTCAGGTATTCGCGAACCAAGGTTTTCGTGTTTTAGGTACCAGCCGACGTAAAGTCCCGGATGCAGAAGGTGTTGAAATGCTGGAACTAAACGTATGTTCCGATGAGTCTGTCAGACAATGTGTAGCAGAAGTATTGGCAAAGGTAGAACGCATCGATATACTAGTTAACAATGCTGGTGTCGAACATCTGGGTATAGTTGAAGAGACTACAATGAAGGAGGTGTACTCGGTATTTGAAACCAACTTTTTTGGTGTTGTTCGAGTGACCAATGCTATCTTGCCCTTTATGAGAAAACACAGAAATGGGAGAATAATCAATATAGGCTCCTTAGCCGCTTGGGTTGGTGAACCGGGGGAGGCTTTTTATTCTGCTTCTAAACATGCGCTCTCCGGATATACAGAGGCTTTACGACACGAGGTCTGGCCTTTTGGCATCGATGTTTCTCTGGTTGAACCTGCGGCGTTTAAAACCAATGTCATCAACGCAGCATCGATATCAAAGGAGACTAATCCTGAGTATAATGCAGTACGATCGGCTGCCCGTCAGACATTGCAGGATAGCATGGGCAAAGGAGGTGATCCAATGAAAGTGGCAAGGCTCATCCTGAAAATAGCACGAACCCGTTCACCTCGTTTTCGTTATGGAGTAGGGGCTGGAGCCCGTTGGATACCTTATCTCAGGATATTGTTACCGCAGCGAACATTTGATAAGCTTTTAAGGCGCGGTTTTGGTTTGAGAAAGATTGAGGATATGAATAGGTGA
- a CDS encoding FecR family protein → MIEKKTIAKRILEQLDLIDRKEKRIRLLKSISQYAAIALLFFTVGGGSVYFWLKPNQPDFFAEQTAIPVNSSEPVLILNNKDKIDLKGKESVLDYSKRDTIMLNGGHVVNADKDNNNPVMNQLIIPYGSHSKVCLSDGTVVWLNAGSRLVYPSRFIKKTREVYLIGEAFFHVHKNPDQPFIVRAGGQDIKVLGTKFNVSAYPEDDIIQTVLAEGSVSLHTEGAGFFSKDLKLEPNQMASFNKNSRNTKIKSVVASNYTSWTKGLLSFHGADLSRITKKLERYYNIHINYQNPLQSTIPITGKLDLSQGRDNAFKYLEQAAGVIFVKLNENNYEVK, encoded by the coding sequence TTGATAGAAAAGAAGACCATTGCCAAACGAATTTTGGAGCAGTTGGATTTGATTGACCGAAAAGAAAAGAGAATTCGTTTACTCAAATCCATTTCACAATATGCAGCGATCGCCCTTTTGTTTTTTACGGTTGGAGGCGGTTCTGTCTATTTCTGGCTAAAGCCGAATCAGCCTGATTTTTTTGCGGAACAAACAGCAATCCCTGTTAATAGCAGCGAGCCTGTTTTGATTTTGAACAATAAAGACAAGATTGACCTAAAAGGTAAGGAATCGGTGTTGGATTATTCAAAGCGGGATACCATTATGCTCAATGGGGGACATGTGGTCAATGCAGATAAGGACAACAATAATCCGGTAATGAATCAGCTGATTATTCCTTATGGCAGTCATTCAAAAGTTTGTTTGTCTGATGGAACCGTTGTTTGGTTGAATGCTGGAAGCCGATTAGTTTATCCCTCGCGTTTTATTAAAAAAACAAGAGAAGTATATTTGATTGGGGAGGCTTTCTTCCATGTTCATAAAAATCCTGATCAGCCATTTATCGTTCGGGCCGGAGGACAGGATATAAAAGTTTTGGGGACTAAATTTAACGTTTCGGCATACCCCGAGGATGATATCATTCAGACTGTTCTTGCCGAAGGATCGGTGAGTTTACATACGGAGGGAGCCGGATTCTTTTCAAAGGATTTAAAGCTTGAACCGAATCAGATGGCATCTTTCAATAAGAACAGTCGAAATACAAAGATAAAATCTGTCGTTGCCAGTAATTATACTTCCTGGACAAAAGGTTTACTCAGTTTTCATGGAGCTGACTTGAGCCGGATTACAAAGAAGTTAGAACGTTATTACAATATTCATATCAACTATCAGAATCCGTTACAATCTACTATTCCAATTACCGGGAAGCTTGATCTTAGTCAGGGACGTGATAATGCTTTCAAATATCTGGAACAAGCAGCCGGAGTAATATTTGTTAAACTAAACGAGAATAATTATGAGGTAAAATGA
- a CDS encoding SRPBCC family protein, which produces MAIHPVKNISISIERAVDEVYRFTSNPANFPMWVEFIDSITKKNSIWLAGTDLGNLKIEITPQNEFGILDHQVALPDGTIVDNPMRVMANGEGCELIFTLFWMPGRSEEEFKQDAKAVERDLKRLKKLMEEES; this is translated from the coding sequence ATGGCAATTCATCCTGTAAAGAATATTAGTATTTCGATTGAACGAGCTGTAGATGAAGTGTATAGATTTACTTCTAATCCTGCGAATTTTCCTATGTGGGTTGAATTTATTGATTCAATAACCAAAAAGAACAGTATTTGGTTAGCTGGAACGGACCTTGGAAACTTAAAAATAGAAATTACGCCACAGAATGAATTCGGGATTTTGGATCATCAGGTTGCACTCCCTGACGGAACAATAGTCGATAATCCCATGAGAGTGATGGCAAATGGCGAAGGCTGCGAATTGATCTTTACATTGTTTTGGATGCCTGGACGGTCAGAAGAGGAGTTCAAGCAAGATGCGAAAGCTGTTGAACGAGACTTAAAGCGATTGAAGAAACTCATGGAAGAGGAATCGTGA
- a CDS encoding Crp/Fnr family transcriptional regulator, translating to MGYLREYYERIVKLRESEWDFIAAHFQKRVFDKKEIITGKGDTENYLSFIESGTVRFYIPDMENELTFNFSFGKEFTCAYDSFLTQTPSEYALQALTETIAWQISYADLQEVYSQTQVGNYLGRFASEKLFLAKSRRELSLLRYNAKERYLRLFREQPDILKLVPLKYIASYIGITPQGLSRIRRQIS from the coding sequence ATGGGGTATCTTAGAGAATATTATGAACGGATTGTCAAATTGAGAGAATCGGAATGGGATTTTATTGCCGCTCACTTCCAGAAAAGAGTGTTTGACAAAAAAGAAATCATCACCGGGAAAGGAGATACGGAAAATTACTTGTCATTTATTGAGTCCGGGACCGTTCGGTTTTACATTCCGGATATGGAAAATGAGTTAACATTCAATTTCAGTTTTGGCAAGGAGTTTACTTGTGCCTATGATTCATTTCTGACGCAGACCCCCTCGGAATACGCGTTGCAAGCGTTGACCGAAACAATTGCCTGGCAGATTTCTTACGCTGATTTACAAGAGGTATACAGTCAAACCCAAGTCGGAAACTATCTGGGACGTTTTGCATCCGAGAAGCTTTTTCTGGCAAAAAGCAGAAGAGAATTGTCGCTGCTTAGGTACAATGCAAAAGAGAGGTATTTGCGATTGTTTCGTGAACAACCTGACATTCTGAAACTCGTACCGTTAAAATATATTGCCTCTTATATCGGAATAACGCCACAAGGATTAAGCAGGATAAGACGGCAAATAAGTTAA
- a CDS encoding class I SAM-dependent methyltransferase — protein sequence MERPDNTAVRTALWRALHVQVDAEPYILEDEIGLKLVAPSDDWQQRPDMRFTQRLRASVVGRARFVEDFIVDQSKRGISQLVVLGAGLDTFAQRKTGIASKLQIYEIDRTATLDWKRQRLTELGFRIPKFLHYVGVNFEMSSWWDRLLKAGFDVNQPTVLTCTGVSLYLTREANVAMLNQVAELAPGSKVAISFYLPVDLLDEEDRAMQNLAEKGAQEAGTPMMSFFSPDELLALGTEAGINDVRLVTTKDLEYSYFSNRTDNLLPASGEIFLLGTTSKSD from the coding sequence ATGGAGAGACCGGATAATACGGCCGTAAGAACGGCGTTATGGAGAGCTTTGCACGTTCAGGTGGATGCAGAACCTTATATTCTGGAAGATGAAATCGGTTTGAAACTGGTAGCTCCATCCGATGACTGGCAGCAACGTCCTGATATGCGATTCACTCAGCGACTTCGGGCGTCGGTTGTAGGCAGGGCCCGCTTTGTTGAGGATTTCATTGTTGATCAAAGCAAACGGGGAATTAGTCAGTTGGTTGTTCTTGGGGCAGGACTTGATACATTTGCTCAACGGAAGACAGGCATTGCCTCCAAACTTCAAATATACGAAATTGACCGTACGGCAACTTTGGATTGGAAGCGACAGCGATTAACTGAACTTGGTTTTCGCATTCCGAAATTTCTACATTACGTTGGGGTTAATTTTGAGATGTCTTCGTGGTGGGACCGATTGTTGAAAGCGGGATTTGATGTCAATCAACCGACAGTTTTAACCTGCACGGGCGTTAGTTTATACCTGACCAGAGAAGCCAATGTTGCCATGTTAAATCAAGTGGCTGAATTGGCCCCCGGTTCGAAAGTTGCTATCTCATTTTATTTGCCGGTGGATTTACTGGATGAAGAAGACCGGGCGATGCAGAATTTGGCCGAAAAAGGTGCGCAGGAAGCCGGAACACCTATGATGAGTTTTTTCTCTCCTGATGAGCTATTGGCATTGGGAACTGAAGCAGGTATAAACGATGTGAGATTGGTGACAACGAAGGATTTGGAATATTCTTATTTTTCTAACAGAACTGACAACCTTCTACCTGCCAGCGGAGAGATATTTCTGTTGGGAACTACGTCTAAATCGGATTAG
- a CDS encoding RNA polymerase sigma factor — translation MNNYPDHTNRKRDYWELVWNKFREGDRRAFETIYNEFSDVLFAYGSKVTSDHEMLKDCIQDVFIDIYKYGTELRNPGSLEFYLFKTLKRNIFRKLKEQSGIKLADIQSNSFYLKFELEERNEQEEMLDEGLLKLQAHLKSLNPVQRELLYLKFNSGLSYVEIGRILDIKPDTVKKQVYRLLDGLRSQLSKNPLELLFIYFAE, via the coding sequence ATGAATAATTATCCAGATCATACAAATCGAAAAAGAGATTATTGGGAATTGGTTTGGAATAAATTCAGGGAGGGAGATCGGAGAGCTTTTGAAACTATTTATAACGAGTTTTCAGATGTGCTTTTTGCTTATGGCTCAAAAGTTACATCGGACCATGAGATGTTAAAAGACTGCATTCAGGATGTTTTTATTGACATTTATAAATACGGTACAGAATTAAGAAATCCTGGTTCACTTGAGTTTTACCTGTTTAAAACATTGAAAAGAAATATATTCAGGAAACTTAAAGAACAAAGCGGAATAAAACTGGCAGATATTCAATCCAATAGTTTTTATTTGAAGTTCGAACTTGAAGAACGAAATGAGCAGGAGGAGATGTTGGATGAAGGATTGTTGAAGCTTCAGGCTCATTTAAAAAGTTTAAATCCCGTACAACGGGAACTTTTGTACCTGAAGTTCAACAGTGGACTTTCCTACGTTGAGATCGGCCGTATTCTCGACATTAAGCCCGATACAGTAAAAAAGCAAGTATACCGTTTACTGGATGGTTTACGCAGTCAATTGTCGAAGAATCCGCTCGAATTGCTTTTCATTTACTTCGCAGAATAG